The Micropterus dolomieu isolate WLL.071019.BEF.003 ecotype Adirondacks linkage group LG22, ASM2129224v1, whole genome shotgun sequence genome contains a region encoding:
- the myo5c gene encoding unconventional myosin-Vc isoform X1, whose amino-acid sequence MALLELYTEYNRVWIPDAEHVWKSAEIIKDFHIGNNVLDLLLEDGTEYFYPVDTSKPELPPLRNPDILVGENDLTALSYLHEPAVLHNLKVRFVESRIIYTYCGIILVAVNPYKQLPIYGDAIIHAYSGQNMGDMDPHIFAVAEEAYKQMARNHKNQSIIVSGESGAGKTVSARFAMRYFAVVSKSGSKTRVEDKVLASNPITEAIGNAKTTRNDNSSRFGKYTEISFDRRYKIIGANMRTYLLEKSRVIFQADNERNYHIFYQMCSCAHLPEFKNLRLLSADKFRYTCMGGEITIEGVDDKKDVEETRRTFSLLGLKEDFQSDVFKVLAAILHLGNVEIRNNGEDKSSVPPSDPHLVVFCELLGVSAEGLVRWLCHRRIILVAETVVKPMPKERAVNARDALAKQIYAHLFDCIINRINTALQVPGKQHAFIGVLDIYGFETFDVNSFEQFCINYANEKLQQQFNLHVFKLEQEEYMKEDIPWTLIDFYDNQPVIDLIEAKMGILDLLDEECLFPQGTDQSWLQKLFNYLDTNPLFEKPRLSNEAFVIQHFADKVEYQCRGFLEKNRDTLYEELVDIMRSSKFPFLANFFQEEEQSTVNSRGVKVRPARPGVKPANKQLRTSVGDKFCSSLSLLMETLNATTPHYVRCIKPNDEKLPFEYDSRRVVQQLRACGVLETIRISAQSYPSRWTYIEFYSRYSILMSHQEADLSDKKQTCRNVLQRLIQDPNQYKFGRTKIFFRAGQVAYLEKLRLDRLRGACVTIQKHVRGWSKRRKYLRMREAAIILQEYIRGKRTVRKTVSAVTLKQGWATVVLQRHWRGYRMRQIYQVVRLASITIQAFTRGWMARKRYKKMMKEQKALVLQKYARAWLVRRRFQTMRRLVLNVQLSYRVQQLRKKIEEQNKENRGLMERLTSLANSNSQTMDRLQRLESQLEKSNNQNASLEAREKKAKEDASLTIAQLQKEIDALSLEKQNLEKRFEASTKEAKESFDQIKRDLLEEKEYEARLRKIAENNIEIQRHDHEKEVETLKEEMKRLKEERVSLQRKLEEGEQVNSDLQEQVIQLTKHVKAIPELRRDLSNLQNQRNSIDRRMKQHSEQARAKMNEIMRQLLGGVVEEEVLLGLSPKNCEKIYEVEDLLEAFDGLQKATRILENHQREQKESYETQVEGLKLKVDHLQNENSKLQNLFQEKSNVNENIREEVSRLSSENSVIPELKLQVSELQRQKQELEAHVEEQSRELADKTEEITNVLQRKINEESSQRRHLEEKAEELEELKRELQGRVEELEEENNHLKRQQLMESEVKSKLRQETSRLTAENMDFEEQLDQKDTLIKKLQNQIRSLEASQKAKQTSTPAIPKDYLGMLEYKREDEPRLIQNIILDLKPKGVAVNMIPNLPAHILFMCIRHADYLNDEAKLKSLMNATIGAVKKVIMSHLKDFELLSFWLSNTYQLLNCLKQYSGEEEFMKQNTPHQKKHCLKNFDLSEHRQILSDLAIHIYHQFITVMEKTIAPAIVPGMLEHESLQGISSMKPTGFRKRSNSIYEDSETYTISSIIQQLTDFHSTMSQHGMEQGLIKQAVKQLFFLVGATTLNNIMLRKDMCSCRKGMQIRCNISYLEEWLKEKDLQSSNAIDNLRPLSQAAWLLQVNKSTDDDAKEITEQCPELNPVQIVKILNSYTPIDDFEKRVTSSFVRKVQSLLQGREGSTQLMLDLDYRFQVTFPYCPSSQALELLQVPSSLHLGFLTRI is encoded by the exons ATGGCTTTGTTGGAACTTTACACCGAG TACAATAGAGTGTGGATTCCAGATGCAGAACATGTGTGGAAATCAGCCGAGATTATAAAAGACTTTCATATTGGGAATAATGTTCTTGATTTGCTTCTTGAAGATGGCACT GAGTACTTTTACCCTGTTGACACTTCAAAACCAGAACTCCCTCCTCTTCGCAACCCTGACATCTTGGTGGGGGAGAACGACCTCACTGCTCTCAGCTACCTGCATGAACCTGCAGTCCTGCATAACCTTAAAGTGCGATTTGTGGAGTCGAGAATCATCTATACCTACTGCG GTATTATACTGGTGGCTGTGAATCCATACAAACAGCTTCCTATCTATGGAGATGCAATCATTCATGCCTACTCAGGCCAGAACATGGGAGACATGGACCCTCATATATTTGCAGTGGCAGAGGAGGCTTACAAACAGATGGCcag AAACCACAAGAACCAGTCGATCATTGTCAGTGGTGAGTCTGGAGCAGGTAAAACTGTGTCTGCTCGATTTGCTATGAggtactttgctgttgtaagcAAATCTGGAAGTAAGACTCGAGTTGAAGATAAAGTCCTGGCGTCCAATCCGATAACAGAG GCAATAGGAAATGCAAAGACCACCAGGAATGACAACAGCAGccgttttgggaaatacacagAGATCAGCTTTGACAGGAGGTACAAGATCATTGGAGCAAACATGAGGACCTATCTCTTAGAGAAATCCAGAGTCATTTTCCAG GCAGACAATGAGCGAAACTATCACATATTCTACCAGATGTGTTCCTGTGCTCACCTACCAGAGTTCAAGAATCTAAgactgt TGAGTGCAGATAAGTTCCGGTACACCTGCATGGGCGGTGAGATCACCATTGAAGGTGTAGATGACAAGAAAGACGTGGAAGAGACCCGGCGGACCTTCTCACTGCTGG GTTTGAAGGAGGACTTTCAATCAGATGTGTTCAAGGTTTTGGCAGCCATTCTGCATTTGGGAAATGTGGAAATCAGAAACAACGGCGAGGACAAATCATCAGTCCCT CCCAGTGATCCACACCTGGTAGTCTTCTGTGAGTTACTGGGTGTGAGTGCAGAGGGGTTGGTGCGTTGGCTGTGCCATCGGAGGATCATTCTGGTGGCTGAGACGGTGGTGAAGCCGATGCCCAAGGAGCGGGCAGTAAATGCCAGAGATGCCCTAGCCAAGCAGATCTATGCCCATCTGTTTGACTGTATCATTAACAGGATAAACACAGCACTGCAGGTTCCAGGGAAGCAACATGCTTTCATAGGTGTTCTGGACATTTATGG CTTTGAAACATTTGACGTCAACAGCTTTGAGCAGTTTTGTATCAACTATGCAAACGAAAAGCTGCAACAGCAGTTTAACTTG CATGTGTTCAAGCTGGAGCAAGAGGAGTACATGAAAGAGGACATCCCATGGACGTTGATTGATTTCTATGACAATCAGCCGGTCATTGACCTGATTGAAGCGAAGATGGGGATCCTTGACTTGCTTGATGAAGAATGTTTG tTTCCTCAGGGCACCGATCAAAGCTGGCTGCAAAAGCTATTCAACTACCTAGATACCAATCCTCTGTTTGAGAAGCCTAGGCTATCAAATGAGGCATTTGTGATTCAACACTTTGCAGACAAG GTGGAATATCAATGCAGAGGTTTCCTTGAAAAGAACAGAGACACTCTCTATGAAGAGCTGGTTGACATTATGAGAAGCAGTAAG TTTCCTTTTCTGGCCAACTTTTTCCAAGAGGAGGAGCAAAGCACTGTGAATAGTAGAGGTGTCAAAGTGAGGCCTGCCAGGCCTGGAGTGAAACCAGCCAATAAACAGCTGAGAACCTCGGTGGGAGATAAG ttctgcagctccctctcttTACTGATGGAAACACTGAATGCCACCACCCCTCACTATGTGCGCTGCATTAAGCCCAATGATGAAAAGCTCCCATTTGA ATATGACTCCAGGAGAGTGGTGCAGCAGCTGCGAGCCTGTGGAGTCCTTGAAACTATTCGTATCAGTGCACAGAGCTATCCGTCCAG gtGGACGTACATAGAGTTTTACAGCCGATACAGTATCCTAATGTCACATCAGGAGGCGGACCTCAGTGACAAGAAACAGACCTGCAGGAACGTGCTGCAGAGGTTGATCCAG GACCCCAACCAGTACAAGTTTGGTCGGACAAAGATCTTCTTCCGAGCTGGTCAGGTAGCTTATCTCGAGAAGCTGCGCCTAGACCGACTGAGAGGAGCCTGCGTGACCATCCAGAAGCATGTCCGCGGGTGGAGCAAGAGGAGGAAGTACCTGCGCATGAGAGAGGCAGCCATCATCCTCCAAGAGTATATCCGCGGAAAGAGGACAGTCCG TAAAACGGTGAGTGCTGTGACACTGAAGCAGGGCTGGGCAACAGTGGTGCTCCAGAGACATTGGAGAGGTTACCGCATGAGACAGATCTATCAGGTCGTCCGTCTGGCCTCCATCACAATCCAGGCCTTCACACGAGGTTGGATGGCTCGTAAACGGTACAAGAAG ATGATGAAGGAACAGAAAGCCCTGGTTCTACAGAAGTATGCCAGAGCATGGCTGGTACGACGCCGATTTCAAACCATGCGTCGGCTGGTGCTTAACGTACAGCTCTCCTATAGGGTGCAGCAGCTCAGAAAGAAGATTGAAGAGCAG AACAAAGAGAACCGTGGATTGATGGAAAGACTGACAAGCTTGGCCAACTCCAATTCTCAAACCATGGACAGACTTCAGCGTCTGGAGTCACAGCTGGAAAAATCAAACAACCAGAATGCGTCTTTGGAGGCAAGGGAGAAGAAAGCGAAAGAGGACGCTAGTCTG ACAATTGCACAGCTCCAAAAGGAAATAGATGCATTAAGCCTTGAAAAACAGAACTTGGAGAAAAGATTTGAAGCTTCCACCAAAGAAGCCAAAG AGAGTTTTGATCAAATAAAGAGGGATCTTCTGGAAGAGAAAGAATATGAAGCAAGACTTAGAAA AATTGCAGAGAACAACATTGAGATCCAGAGACACGACCATGAGAAGGAAGTGGAAACTCTgaaggaggagatgaagagaTTGAAAGAAGAGAGAGTCAGTCTACAGAGAAAGTTAGAGGAGGGGGAGCAGGTGAACTCTGACCTGCAGGAACAGGTCATCCAGCTCACCAAACATGTTAAAGCCATTCCTGAGCTACGCAGAGATCTCAGCAACCTGCAAAATCAGAGAAATAGCATAGACCGAAGGATGAAGCAACACTCGGAACAAGCAAGAG CTAAAATGAACGAGATTATGAGACAACTTCTGGGTGGTGTTGTTGAAGAGGAGGTTCTTTTGGG GCTCAGTCCCAAGAACTGTGAGAAGATTTATGAAGTTGAAGATTTGCTGGAAGCCTTCGATGGCCTGCAGAAAGCTACCAG AATACTGGAAAACCACCAAAGGGAGCAGAAGGAAAGCTATGAGACCCAAGTGGAGGGCTTGAAATTGAAAGTGGACCACCTCCAAAATGAGAACAGCAAGTTGCAAAACCTGTTCCAGGAGAAAAGTAATGTCAATGAGAATATTCGCGAAGAGGTGTCCAGGCTCAGCAGTGAGAACTCA GTTATACCCGAGCTGAAACTGCAGGtttcagagctgcagagacaaaaacaagaatTGGAGGCCCATGTAGAAGAACAGAGCAGAGAACTAGCAG acaaaactgaggAGATCACTAACGTTCTTCAAAGGAAAATCAACGAAGAGAGCTCGCAACGCAG GCACCTTGAGGAGAAAGCTGAAGAGCTAGAGGAGTTGAAGAGGGAGCTGCAAGGCCGAGTGGAGGAGCTGGAAGAGGAGAATAATCACTTGAAGAGGCAGCAGCTGATGGAGAGCGAGGTCAAGAGCAAACTGAGACAGGAGACTTCACGGTTAACTGCTGAGAATATG gACTTTGAAGAGCAGCTCGACCAGAAAGACACATTGATAAAGAAACTCCAGAATCAAATAAGGAGCCTTGAAGCATCACAGAAAG CAAAGCAAACGTCTACGCCTGCCATTCCCAAAGATTATCTTGGCATGTTGGAGTACAAGAGAGAGGATGAACCCAGGCTCATTCAAAACATTATTCTGG ACCTGAAGCCCAAAGGCGTGGCGGTCAATATGATCCCCAATCTGCCGGCTCACATTCTCTTCATGTGCATCCGCCACGCTGACTACCTGAACGATGAAGCCAAACTCAAGTCTCTTATGAATGCGACCATTGGTGCTGTCAAAAAGGTCATCATG agtCACTTAAAAGACTTTGAGTTGCTTTCATTTTGGCTGTCAAACACGTATCAGCTGCTCAACTGTCTGAAGCAGTACAGCGGAGAGGAG GAGTTCATGAAACAAAATACTCCTCACCAGAAAAAGCACTGCTTGAAGAATTTTGATTtgtcagaacacagacagattCTCAGTGACTTGGCCATCCACATCTACCATCAGTTTATCACGGTCATGGAAAAGACTATCGCTCCTGCAATCG TTCCCGGCATGTTGGAGCACGAGAGTTTACAGGGGATTTCGAGCATGAAGCCGACAGGTTTCAGGAAGCGTTCCAACAGCATCTACGAGGACTCTGAGACATACACCATCTCCTCCATCATTCAGCAGCTCACTGACTTCCACTCCACCATGAGCCAGCATGGCATGGAGCAGGGCCTCATCAAACAGGCTGTCAAGCAACTGTTCTTCCTAGTTGGTGCGACCACCCTCAACAACATCATGCTCCGTAAAGATATGTGTTCCTGCAGGAAAGGAATGCAAATCAG GTGCAACATCAGTTACCTGGAGGAATGGCTGAAGGAGAAGGATCTGCAAAGCTCTAATGCTATAGACAATTTGAGGCCGTTGTCTCAGGCCGCCTGGCTTCTGCAAGTCAATAAGTCCACTGATGACGACGCCAAGGAGATCACTGAACAATGTCCTGAACTCAACCCCGTTCAG ATTGTCAAAATTTTGAACTCCTACACACCCATTGATGATTTTGAGAAAAGGGTGACGTCGTCATTTGTCCGCAAAGTCCAG TCCTTACTACAAGGTCGTGAAGGGTCCACACAGCTGATGCTGGACTTAGACTATCGTTTCCAGGTCACGTTTCCCTACTGCCCGTCCTCGCAGGCTCTGGAGCTGCTGCAGGTCCCGAGCAGCCTTCATCTGGGTTTCCTAACCAGGATCTGA
- the myo5c gene encoding unconventional myosin-Vc isoform X2, with translation MALLELYTEYNRVWIPDAEHVWKSAEIIKDFHIGNNVLDLLLEDGTEYFYPVDTSKPELPPLRNPDILVGENDLTALSYLHEPAVLHNLKVRFVESRIIYTYCGIILVAVNPYKQLPIYGDAIIHAYSGQNMGDMDPHIFAVAEEAYKQMARNHKNQSIIVSGESGAGKTVSARFAMRYFAVVSKSGSKTRVEDKVLASNPITEAIGNAKTTRNDNSSRFGKYTEISFDRRYKIIGANMRTYLLEKSRVIFQADNERNYHIFYQMCSCAHLPEFKNLRLLSADKFRYTCMGGEITIEGVDDKKDVEETRRTFSLLGLKEDFQSDVFKVLAAILHLGNVEIRNNGEDKSSVPPSDPHLVVFCELLGVSAEGLVRWLCHRRIILVAETVVKPMPKERAVNARDALAKQIYAHLFDCIINRINTALQVPGKQHAFIGVLDIYGFETFDVNSFEQFCINYANEKLQQQFNLHVFKLEQEEYMKEDIPWTLIDFYDNQPVIDLIEAKMGILDLLDEECLFPQGTDQSWLQKLFNYLDTNPLFEKPRLSNEAFVIQHFADKVEYQCRGFLEKNRDTLYEELVDIMRSSKEEQSTVNSRGVKVRPARPGVKPANKQLRTSVGDKFCSSLSLLMETLNATTPHYVRCIKPNDEKLPFEYDSRRVVQQLRACGVLETIRISAQSYPSRWTYIEFYSRYSILMSHQEADLSDKKQTCRNVLQRLIQDPNQYKFGRTKIFFRAGQVAYLEKLRLDRLRGACVTIQKHVRGWSKRRKYLRMREAAIILQEYIRGKRTVRKTVSAVTLKQGWATVVLQRHWRGYRMRQIYQVVRLASITIQAFTRGWMARKRYKKMMKEQKALVLQKYARAWLVRRRFQTMRRLVLNVQLSYRVQQLRKKIEEQNKENRGLMERLTSLANSNSQTMDRLQRLESQLEKSNNQNASLEAREKKAKEDASLTIAQLQKEIDALSLEKQNLEKRFEASTKEAKESFDQIKRDLLEEKEYEARLRKIAENNIEIQRHDHEKEVETLKEEMKRLKEERVSLQRKLEEGEQVNSDLQEQVIQLTKHVKAIPELRRDLSNLQNQRNSIDRRMKQHSEQARAKMNEIMRQLLGGVVEEEVLLGLSPKNCEKIYEVEDLLEAFDGLQKATRILENHQREQKESYETQVEGLKLKVDHLQNENSKLQNLFQEKSNVNENIREEVSRLSSENSVIPELKLQVSELQRQKQELEAHVEEQSRELADKTEEITNVLQRKINEESSQRRHLEEKAEELEELKRELQGRVEELEEENNHLKRQQLMESEVKSKLRQETSRLTAENMDFEEQLDQKDTLIKKLQNQIRSLEASQKAKQTSTPAIPKDYLGMLEYKREDEPRLIQNIILDLKPKGVAVNMIPNLPAHILFMCIRHADYLNDEAKLKSLMNATIGAVKKVIMSHLKDFELLSFWLSNTYQLLNCLKQYSGEEEFMKQNTPHQKKHCLKNFDLSEHRQILSDLAIHIYHQFITVMEKTIAPAIVPGMLEHESLQGISSMKPTGFRKRSNSIYEDSETYTISSIIQQLTDFHSTMSQHGMEQGLIKQAVKQLFFLVGATTLNNIMLRKDMCSCRKGMQIRCNISYLEEWLKEKDLQSSNAIDNLRPLSQAAWLLQVNKSTDDDAKEITEQCPELNPVQIVKILNSYTPIDDFEKRVTSSFVRKVQSLLQGREGSTQLMLDLDYRFQVTFPYCPSSQALELLQVPSSLHLGFLTRI, from the exons ATGGCTTTGTTGGAACTTTACACCGAG TACAATAGAGTGTGGATTCCAGATGCAGAACATGTGTGGAAATCAGCCGAGATTATAAAAGACTTTCATATTGGGAATAATGTTCTTGATTTGCTTCTTGAAGATGGCACT GAGTACTTTTACCCTGTTGACACTTCAAAACCAGAACTCCCTCCTCTTCGCAACCCTGACATCTTGGTGGGGGAGAACGACCTCACTGCTCTCAGCTACCTGCATGAACCTGCAGTCCTGCATAACCTTAAAGTGCGATTTGTGGAGTCGAGAATCATCTATACCTACTGCG GTATTATACTGGTGGCTGTGAATCCATACAAACAGCTTCCTATCTATGGAGATGCAATCATTCATGCCTACTCAGGCCAGAACATGGGAGACATGGACCCTCATATATTTGCAGTGGCAGAGGAGGCTTACAAACAGATGGCcag AAACCACAAGAACCAGTCGATCATTGTCAGTGGTGAGTCTGGAGCAGGTAAAACTGTGTCTGCTCGATTTGCTATGAggtactttgctgttgtaagcAAATCTGGAAGTAAGACTCGAGTTGAAGATAAAGTCCTGGCGTCCAATCCGATAACAGAG GCAATAGGAAATGCAAAGACCACCAGGAATGACAACAGCAGccgttttgggaaatacacagAGATCAGCTTTGACAGGAGGTACAAGATCATTGGAGCAAACATGAGGACCTATCTCTTAGAGAAATCCAGAGTCATTTTCCAG GCAGACAATGAGCGAAACTATCACATATTCTACCAGATGTGTTCCTGTGCTCACCTACCAGAGTTCAAGAATCTAAgactgt TGAGTGCAGATAAGTTCCGGTACACCTGCATGGGCGGTGAGATCACCATTGAAGGTGTAGATGACAAGAAAGACGTGGAAGAGACCCGGCGGACCTTCTCACTGCTGG GTTTGAAGGAGGACTTTCAATCAGATGTGTTCAAGGTTTTGGCAGCCATTCTGCATTTGGGAAATGTGGAAATCAGAAACAACGGCGAGGACAAATCATCAGTCCCT CCCAGTGATCCACACCTGGTAGTCTTCTGTGAGTTACTGGGTGTGAGTGCAGAGGGGTTGGTGCGTTGGCTGTGCCATCGGAGGATCATTCTGGTGGCTGAGACGGTGGTGAAGCCGATGCCCAAGGAGCGGGCAGTAAATGCCAGAGATGCCCTAGCCAAGCAGATCTATGCCCATCTGTTTGACTGTATCATTAACAGGATAAACACAGCACTGCAGGTTCCAGGGAAGCAACATGCTTTCATAGGTGTTCTGGACATTTATGG CTTTGAAACATTTGACGTCAACAGCTTTGAGCAGTTTTGTATCAACTATGCAAACGAAAAGCTGCAACAGCAGTTTAACTTG CATGTGTTCAAGCTGGAGCAAGAGGAGTACATGAAAGAGGACATCCCATGGACGTTGATTGATTTCTATGACAATCAGCCGGTCATTGACCTGATTGAAGCGAAGATGGGGATCCTTGACTTGCTTGATGAAGAATGTTTG tTTCCTCAGGGCACCGATCAAAGCTGGCTGCAAAAGCTATTCAACTACCTAGATACCAATCCTCTGTTTGAGAAGCCTAGGCTATCAAATGAGGCATTTGTGATTCAACACTTTGCAGACAAG GTGGAATATCAATGCAGAGGTTTCCTTGAAAAGAACAGAGACACTCTCTATGAAGAGCTGGTTGACATTATGAGAAGCAGTAAG GAGGAGCAAAGCACTGTGAATAGTAGAGGTGTCAAAGTGAGGCCTGCCAGGCCTGGAGTGAAACCAGCCAATAAACAGCTGAGAACCTCGGTGGGAGATAAG ttctgcagctccctctcttTACTGATGGAAACACTGAATGCCACCACCCCTCACTATGTGCGCTGCATTAAGCCCAATGATGAAAAGCTCCCATTTGA ATATGACTCCAGGAGAGTGGTGCAGCAGCTGCGAGCCTGTGGAGTCCTTGAAACTATTCGTATCAGTGCACAGAGCTATCCGTCCAG gtGGACGTACATAGAGTTTTACAGCCGATACAGTATCCTAATGTCACATCAGGAGGCGGACCTCAGTGACAAGAAACAGACCTGCAGGAACGTGCTGCAGAGGTTGATCCAG GACCCCAACCAGTACAAGTTTGGTCGGACAAAGATCTTCTTCCGAGCTGGTCAGGTAGCTTATCTCGAGAAGCTGCGCCTAGACCGACTGAGAGGAGCCTGCGTGACCATCCAGAAGCATGTCCGCGGGTGGAGCAAGAGGAGGAAGTACCTGCGCATGAGAGAGGCAGCCATCATCCTCCAAGAGTATATCCGCGGAAAGAGGACAGTCCG TAAAACGGTGAGTGCTGTGACACTGAAGCAGGGCTGGGCAACAGTGGTGCTCCAGAGACATTGGAGAGGTTACCGCATGAGACAGATCTATCAGGTCGTCCGTCTGGCCTCCATCACAATCCAGGCCTTCACACGAGGTTGGATGGCTCGTAAACGGTACAAGAAG ATGATGAAGGAACAGAAAGCCCTGGTTCTACAGAAGTATGCCAGAGCATGGCTGGTACGACGCCGATTTCAAACCATGCGTCGGCTGGTGCTTAACGTACAGCTCTCCTATAGGGTGCAGCAGCTCAGAAAGAAGATTGAAGAGCAG AACAAAGAGAACCGTGGATTGATGGAAAGACTGACAAGCTTGGCCAACTCCAATTCTCAAACCATGGACAGACTTCAGCGTCTGGAGTCACAGCTGGAAAAATCAAACAACCAGAATGCGTCTTTGGAGGCAAGGGAGAAGAAAGCGAAAGAGGACGCTAGTCTG ACAATTGCACAGCTCCAAAAGGAAATAGATGCATTAAGCCTTGAAAAACAGAACTTGGAGAAAAGATTTGAAGCTTCCACCAAAGAAGCCAAAG AGAGTTTTGATCAAATAAAGAGGGATCTTCTGGAAGAGAAAGAATATGAAGCAAGACTTAGAAA AATTGCAGAGAACAACATTGAGATCCAGAGACACGACCATGAGAAGGAAGTGGAAACTCTgaaggaggagatgaagagaTTGAAAGAAGAGAGAGTCAGTCTACAGAGAAAGTTAGAGGAGGGGGAGCAGGTGAACTCTGACCTGCAGGAACAGGTCATCCAGCTCACCAAACATGTTAAAGCCATTCCTGAGCTACGCAGAGATCTCAGCAACCTGCAAAATCAGAGAAATAGCATAGACCGAAGGATGAAGCAACACTCGGAACAAGCAAGAG CTAAAATGAACGAGATTATGAGACAACTTCTGGGTGGTGTTGTTGAAGAGGAGGTTCTTTTGGG GCTCAGTCCCAAGAACTGTGAGAAGATTTATGAAGTTGAAGATTTGCTGGAAGCCTTCGATGGCCTGCAGAAAGCTACCAG AATACTGGAAAACCACCAAAGGGAGCAGAAGGAAAGCTATGAGACCCAAGTGGAGGGCTTGAAATTGAAAGTGGACCACCTCCAAAATGAGAACAGCAAGTTGCAAAACCTGTTCCAGGAGAAAAGTAATGTCAATGAGAATATTCGCGAAGAGGTGTCCAGGCTCAGCAGTGAGAACTCA GTTATACCCGAGCTGAAACTGCAGGtttcagagctgcagagacaaaaacaagaatTGGAGGCCCATGTAGAAGAACAGAGCAGAGAACTAGCAG acaaaactgaggAGATCACTAACGTTCTTCAAAGGAAAATCAACGAAGAGAGCTCGCAACGCAG GCACCTTGAGGAGAAAGCTGAAGAGCTAGAGGAGTTGAAGAGGGAGCTGCAAGGCCGAGTGGAGGAGCTGGAAGAGGAGAATAATCACTTGAAGAGGCAGCAGCTGATGGAGAGCGAGGTCAAGAGCAAACTGAGACAGGAGACTTCACGGTTAACTGCTGAGAATATG gACTTTGAAGAGCAGCTCGACCAGAAAGACACATTGATAAAGAAACTCCAGAATCAAATAAGGAGCCTTGAAGCATCACAGAAAG CAAAGCAAACGTCTACGCCTGCCATTCCCAAAGATTATCTTGGCATGTTGGAGTACAAGAGAGAGGATGAACCCAGGCTCATTCAAAACATTATTCTGG ACCTGAAGCCCAAAGGCGTGGCGGTCAATATGATCCCCAATCTGCCGGCTCACATTCTCTTCATGTGCATCCGCCACGCTGACTACCTGAACGATGAAGCCAAACTCAAGTCTCTTATGAATGCGACCATTGGTGCTGTCAAAAAGGTCATCATG agtCACTTAAAAGACTTTGAGTTGCTTTCATTTTGGCTGTCAAACACGTATCAGCTGCTCAACTGTCTGAAGCAGTACAGCGGAGAGGAG GAGTTCATGAAACAAAATACTCCTCACCAGAAAAAGCACTGCTTGAAGAATTTTGATTtgtcagaacacagacagattCTCAGTGACTTGGCCATCCACATCTACCATCAGTTTATCACGGTCATGGAAAAGACTATCGCTCCTGCAATCG TTCCCGGCATGTTGGAGCACGAGAGTTTACAGGGGATTTCGAGCATGAAGCCGACAGGTTTCAGGAAGCGTTCCAACAGCATCTACGAGGACTCTGAGACATACACCATCTCCTCCATCATTCAGCAGCTCACTGACTTCCACTCCACCATGAGCCAGCATGGCATGGAGCAGGGCCTCATCAAACAGGCTGTCAAGCAACTGTTCTTCCTAGTTGGTGCGACCACCCTCAACAACATCATGCTCCGTAAAGATATGTGTTCCTGCAGGAAAGGAATGCAAATCAG GTGCAACATCAGTTACCTGGAGGAATGGCTGAAGGAGAAGGATCTGCAAAGCTCTAATGCTATAGACAATTTGAGGCCGTTGTCTCAGGCCGCCTGGCTTCTGCAAGTCAATAAGTCCACTGATGACGACGCCAAGGAGATCACTGAACAATGTCCTGAACTCAACCCCGTTCAG ATTGTCAAAATTTTGAACTCCTACACACCCATTGATGATTTTGAGAAAAGGGTGACGTCGTCATTTGTCCGCAAAGTCCAG TCCTTACTACAAGGTCGTGAAGGGTCCACACAGCTGATGCTGGACTTAGACTATCGTTTCCAGGTCACGTTTCCCTACTGCCCGTCCTCGCAGGCTCTGGAGCTGCTGCAGGTCCCGAGCAGCCTTCATCTGGGTTTCCTAACCAGGATCTGA